From Arachis stenosperma cultivar V10309 chromosome 2, arast.V10309.gnm1.PFL2, whole genome shotgun sequence, one genomic window encodes:
- the LOC130961498 gene encoding serine/threonine-protein kinase BSK6-like, whose translation MGARCSKFSFCWFHSNLKPCVLESPDQENGGKSEKELCEFKLEELKGATNGFSSENIVSEHGEKAPNVVYKGKLQNGNWIAIKRFNKFAWPDSRQFLEEARQVGSLRSERLANLIGYCYEGEERLLVAEFMPHETLAKHLFHWEREPMKWAMRLRVAFYLAQALEYCTSKGRGLYHDLNAYRILFDQDGNPRLSCFGLMKNSRDGKSYSTNLAFTPPEYLRTGRVTPESVVYSFGTLLLDLLSGKHIPPSHALDLIRGKNFLMLMDSALEGHFSKDDGTELVRLASRCLQYEPRERPNAKSLVASLISLHKQSEVPSYVLMGLKHETTLSSTKQLALTPFGEACLRVDLTAIHEILEKIGYKDDEGISNELSFQLWTSQMQETLNLKKHGDTAFRAKDFATAINCYTQFIDGGTMVSPTVYARRCLSYLMKEKGEEALEDAMQAQTVSPQWLTALYLQAACLFTLGMDNDAQQTLNHATNMEPKSNKI comes from the exons ATGGGAGCTCGTTGCTCCAAATTCTCTTTTTGCTGGTTCCACTCGAACCTCAAACCATGTGTCCTTGAATCCCCCGACCAAG AAAATGGTGGAAAGAGTGAAAAGGAGTTGTGTGAGTTCAAGTTGGAGGAACTGAAGGGTGCAACAAACGGTTTCAGTTCGGAGAACATAGTGTCTGAGCATGGAGAGAAGGCTCCCAATGTGGTCTACAAAGGGAAGCTTCAAAATGGAAATTGGATCGCCATTAAACGCTTCAACAAGTTTGCTTGGCCCGATTCTCGCCAATTCCTT GAAGAAGCAAGGCAAGTGGGGAGCCTTAGAAGTGAACGTTTGGCGAATTTGATTGGTTATTGCTATGAAGGGGAAGAGAGGCTTCTAGTGGCTGAGTTCATGCCCCATGAAACACTTGCCAAACATCTCTTTCATT GGGAGAGAGAGCCAATGAAATGGGCAATGAGGTTGAGGGTGGCATTCTACTTAGCTCAAGCTCTAGAGTATTGCACAAGTAAAGGAAGGGGTTTGTATCATGATCTGAATGCCTATAGAATCTTGTTTGACCAGGATGGTAATCCTAGGTTGTCTTGCTTTGGCCtcatgaagaacagcagagaTGGCAAGAGTTACAGCACTAATTTGGCTTTCACCCCTCCTGAGTATCTAAGGACCG GGAGAGTGACCCCAGAGAGTGTGGTTTATAGTTTTGGAACATTGTTGCTTGATCTCTTGAGTGGTAAACATATTCCCCCAAGCCAT GCACTTGACCTTATTCGGGGGAAGAATTTCTTGATGTTAATGGATTCAGCGTTGGAGGGTCATTTCTCAAAAGATGATGGAACAGAGTTGGTTCGTTTGGCTTCTCGTTGTTTGCAGTATGAACCTCGTGAGAGGCCAAATGCTAAGTCTCTTGTTGCTTCTCTCATCTCACTTCACAAACAATCAGAG GTTCCCTCATATGTTCTGATGGGTCTGAAGCATGAAACTACATTATCCTCAACAAAGCAATTGGCATTGACACCTTTTGGGGAAGCTTGTTTAAGAGTGGACCTTACTGCCATACATGAAATATTAGAGAAGATTGGTTACAAAGATGATGAAGGAATTTCCAATGAG CTTTCATTTCAATTATGGACCAGTCAAATGCAGGAGACCTTGAATTTGAAGAAGCATGGAGATACTGCTTTTCGAGCTAAGGACTTTGCCACTGCCATTAACTGCTATACTCAA TTCATAGATGGAGGCACAATGGTATCACCAACAGTGTATGCAAGGAGGTGCTTATCATATTTGAtgaaagagaaaggagaagaagcaTTAGAAGATGCAATGCAAGCCCAAACAGTGTCTCCTCAATGGCTCACTGCTTTGTATCTTCAAGCAGCTTGTCTCTTCACCCTTGGCATGGATAATGATGCTCAACAAACTCTCAACCATGCCACTAATATGGAACCCAAATCAAACAAAATTTGA